The proteins below come from a single Crateriforma spongiae genomic window:
- a CDS encoding tetratricopeptide repeat protein: protein MKRTSLRWTHYATCLWPGMADLWWRGHLSGLPVAIVFAIALNWFLVAKFLYPGWLSGGLIHVGFWVAIIVWGFWVQRSLRELPERLVPREVTEKPDRFGEAHAAYLAGDWERAEALLTQTLAIEPRDPPALLMLCGVYRHTGRVESAEILLEEMRRIEVADNWRLELAAEARRLARSAEEPIPAV from the coding sequence ATGAAACGGACCTCGCTACGCTGGACGCACTACGCCACCTGCCTTTGGCCGGGGATGGCGGATTTGTGGTGGCGGGGTCACTTGTCGGGGCTGCCCGTGGCGATCGTGTTCGCGATCGCGCTGAACTGGTTTCTGGTGGCCAAGTTCTTGTACCCCGGATGGTTGTCCGGCGGCCTGATCCACGTCGGTTTTTGGGTCGCCATCATCGTCTGGGGCTTTTGGGTCCAACGCAGCCTGCGGGAACTGCCCGAGCGATTGGTGCCCCGCGAAGTCACCGAGAAACCGGACCGATTCGGCGAAGCCCACGCGGCCTATCTGGCGGGCGACTGGGAGCGTGCCGAAGCCTTGTTGACACAAACGCTAGCAATTGAACCGAGGGATCCGCCGGCGCTTTTGATGCTGTGCGGCGTGTATCGTCACACCGGACGTGTCGAGTCGGCGGAGATTTTGTTGGAAGAAATGCGTCGGATCGAAGTGGCCGACAATTGGCGGTTGGAATTGGCAGCCGAAGCCCGTCGGTTGGCTCGTTCTGCCGAAGAACCTATCCCAGCGGTTTAG
- a CDS encoding DNA integrity scanning protein DisA nucleotide-binding domain protein, translating into MPTQRLTKQTAAMIAVGVELLNKRDGDALLLLLDGSTDWIRIAGLVADIEKPVIVAVDDPADLEGAAEAGLVPLALNKEKAPVLERLQEALLEAAADEVIRPNGDVVAVYSGFQQGRLDSISYLQLDERMRRFTSRDLQQIESSVPLKTIKAVVDLAVDIGREGREGKAVGTLFVVGDTRKVIEHASDSGVDPYRGYNKSFRYLLDPKVQEDAKEIAQLDGAFIVSADGYIERSRQMLEVSHDDLKMTKGLGSRHWAAAAITLKTKAVSVVVSQSTGTVRLYQNGFLILQIVPTNKAIKWQEFSFEPPQAGGDD; encoded by the coding sequence ATGCCGACCCAACGATTGACCAAACAAACAGCGGCCATGATCGCGGTCGGCGTTGAACTGTTGAACAAACGCGATGGTGACGCGTTACTGTTGCTGTTGGACGGTTCGACCGACTGGATTCGTATCGCCGGGTTAGTGGCCGATATCGAAAAGCCGGTGATCGTTGCCGTCGACGATCCGGCCGATTTGGAGGGTGCCGCCGAAGCCGGGCTGGTGCCTCTGGCGTTGAACAAAGAAAAGGCGCCGGTGTTGGAACGTTTGCAGGAAGCCCTGCTGGAAGCCGCCGCCGACGAAGTGATCCGGCCCAACGGCGACGTCGTCGCGGTGTACAGCGGATTTCAGCAAGGCCGTCTGGATTCGATCAGCTATCTGCAGCTGGACGAACGCATGCGTCGGTTCACCAGCCGCGATCTGCAGCAGATCGAAAGCAGCGTGCCCTTAAAAACGATCAAAGCGGTGGTCGATCTGGCTGTCGACATCGGCCGTGAAGGTCGCGAGGGCAAAGCCGTGGGGACTTTGTTCGTCGTCGGCGACACCCGCAAAGTCATCGAACATGCCAGCGACAGCGGCGTCGACCCGTATCGCGGTTACAACAAGTCGTTCCGTTACCTGTTGGATCCCAAGGTCCAGGAAGACGCCAAAGAAATCGCCCAGTTGGATGGTGCGTTCATCGTTTCGGCTGACGGCTACATCGAACGCAGTCGTCAAATGCTGGAAGTTTCCCATGACGACCTGAAGATGACCAAAGGTTTGGGGTCGCGTCACTGGGCCGCCGCGGCGATCACCCTGAAAACCAAAGCCGTGTCGGTGGTCGTCAGCCAAAGCACCGGCACCGTCCGGCTGTACCAAAACGGCTTTCTGATCCTGCAGATCGTGCCGACCAACAAGGCGATCAAGTGGCAGGAATTCTCGTTCGAACCGCCCCAAGCCGGCGGGGACGACTGA
- a CDS encoding ferredoxin family protein, protein MISAVPSAQTITVVVSKGQSRNPEKRGLEQALAQQAGQIDGVRVIVVPHLYDLPRNSDSYRELAEVQGDLIIASWIFPRAAHWVLDRNQIRGRYQEFLADDDASGDAEPVAITPSNDEDEPTRVTELHPRPDRVIHCVDLKTGKDVGRYVDGIRELIGRTDPESAGLPIVGGKIVEVDEPTKRRWYPVIDFDRCTNCMECIDFCLFGVYGVDGAETILVEQPDNCRKGCPACSRVCPENAIIFPQHKAPAIAGAPTDGDEGFKIDLSQLFGAPAKGDDPIATAARERDEQLLLAGRDAIGIDDQLRRRQSDLENQPKDRLDNLIDALDDMDL, encoded by the coding sequence ATGATCTCAGCTGTACCTTCCGCCCAAACGATCACGGTCGTTGTATCCAAAGGCCAATCGCGAAACCCGGAAAAGCGTGGTTTGGAACAGGCTTTGGCGCAGCAGGCCGGGCAGATCGATGGCGTACGCGTGATCGTGGTCCCGCACCTGTACGACTTGCCCCGCAACAGCGATTCGTATCGCGAATTGGCCGAGGTCCAAGGCGATCTGATCATCGCCTCCTGGATCTTTCCGCGTGCGGCGCACTGGGTGTTGGACCGGAATCAAATTCGCGGACGATACCAGGAATTTCTGGCCGACGATGATGCGTCCGGCGACGCAGAACCGGTCGCGATCACGCCGTCGAACGACGAAGACGAACCCACGCGAGTCACCGAATTGCACCCGCGTCCGGATCGCGTCATCCACTGTGTCGATTTGAAGACCGGAAAAGATGTCGGGCGATATGTCGACGGGATCCGTGAATTGATTGGCCGGACCGATCCGGAATCGGCGGGGCTGCCGATCGTCGGCGGAAAGATTGTCGAAGTGGACGAGCCGACCAAACGTCGGTGGTACCCCGTGATCGATTTCGATCGCTGCACCAATTGCATGGAGTGCATCGACTTTTGTCTGTTCGGCGTCTATGGCGTCGACGGTGCGGAAACCATCTTGGTCGAACAGCCTGACAACTGTCGCAAAGGTTGTCCGGCGTGCAGTCGCGTGTGCCCTGAGAACGCCATCATCTTTCCTCAGCACAAGGCCCCCGCGATCGCCGGCGCCCCGACCGATGGCGATGAAGGGTTCAAGATCGATCTTTCACAATTGTTTGGCGCACCGGCCAAGGGTGATGATCCGATCGCGACAGCGGCCCGCGAACGTGACGAGCAGTTATTGTTGGCCGGGCGAGATGCGATTGGGATCGACGATCAACTGCGACGCCGGCAATCGGATTTGGAAAATCAGCCCAAGGATCGTCTGGACAATCTGATCGACGCTTTGGACGACATGGATCTGTAG
- a CDS encoding ATP-dependent Clp protease ATP-binding subunit has product MYERFTDRARKVMQLANQEAQRFNHEYIGTEHILLGLVKEGSGVAANVLKNLEVDLRKIRLEVEKLVQSGPEMVTVGKLPQTPRAKKVIEYSMEEARNLNHSYVGTEHILLGLLREQEGVAAQVLMNLGLKLEDVREEVLNLLGHGLDSAEVGERGGRGGEGESSGGSSSSKSGKSKTPALDSFGRDLTELAKKSELDPVIGREREIERAIQILCRRTKNNPVLLGEAGVGKTAIVEGFAQRVISGEVPEILADKRIVVLDLAMMVAGTKYRGQFEERIKAVMTEVRRVKNTILFIDELHTLVGAGGAEGAIDAANVLKPALARGEIQCIGATTLDEYRKYIEKDNALARRFQEIMVEPTGKAETIEIIKGLRERYEEHHRVQFTDDAVVAAVEMSERYITARCLPDKAIDVIDEAGARVRLRTMTRPPDLKEIDEEVEKLNKEKEDAVANQDFEKAANLRDQAEKLRKKKDQITQEWREKSQQTDGVVDEEVIAEVVSKMTGIPLTRLSTEDSLRLLRMEDELHKRVVSQDAAVSAIAKAVRRSRSGLKDPKRPTGSFIFAGPTGVGKTLLAKALAEYMFGDSEALIHIDMSEYMEKHNVSRLIGAPPGFVGYEEGGQLTEKIRRRPYAVVLFDEIEKAHPDVFNMLLQVMEEGRLTDSFGRNVDFRNTILIMTTNAGAEAIKNEQSLGFQRPDGDANFESMKSRVMDKIERVFRPEFLNRLDDTIIFRHLEKKDLKLVIDYELAKVRERLLERGLALELTDDAKEFLIKKGSNLDYGARPLRRAIEQRIEDPLGEELLRGTFEGKDTIIVDAFRNDDGKVTRLDFKGETRGTTEEPVAAGVSDGNDDDKSQDDES; this is encoded by the coding sequence ATGTACGAACGATTTACGGATCGAGCCCGAAAGGTCATGCAACTGGCCAATCAAGAGGCTCAGCGATTCAACCACGAATACATCGGGACCGAGCACATCCTGCTGGGCTTGGTGAAAGAAGGCAGCGGGGTCGCCGCCAACGTCCTGAAGAATTTGGAAGTTGACCTGCGAAAGATCCGTCTGGAAGTGGAAAAACTGGTCCAAAGCGGGCCGGAAATGGTCACCGTCGGCAAATTGCCGCAGACGCCCCGGGCCAAGAAGGTCATCGAGTACTCCATGGAAGAGGCTCGGAACCTGAATCACAGCTACGTGGGTACCGAGCACATTCTGCTGGGTCTGCTCCGCGAACAAGAAGGCGTCGCCGCCCAAGTGCTGATGAACTTGGGTCTGAAGCTGGAAGACGTCCGCGAAGAAGTCTTGAACTTGCTGGGCCATGGCCTGGACAGTGCCGAAGTCGGCGAACGTGGCGGCCGCGGTGGTGAAGGCGAAAGCAGCGGCGGCAGCAGCAGCAGCAAAAGTGGCAAAAGCAAGACGCCTGCTTTGGACAGCTTCGGCCGTGACCTGACCGAACTGGCCAAGAAAAGCGAATTGGATCCGGTCATCGGTCGCGAACGCGAAATCGAACGCGCCATCCAAATTCTGTGCCGACGGACCAAGAACAACCCGGTTCTGCTAGGCGAAGCCGGTGTGGGTAAAACCGCGATCGTCGAAGGTTTTGCGCAACGTGTCATCAGCGGCGAAGTGCCCGAGATCTTGGCCGACAAACGGATCGTCGTCTTGGACTTGGCGATGATGGTCGCAGGGACCAAGTATCGCGGTCAGTTCGAGGAACGGATCAAGGCCGTGATGACCGAAGTCCGTCGCGTGAAGAACACCATCTTGTTCATCGACGAATTGCACACCCTGGTCGGCGCCGGTGGTGCCGAAGGGGCAATCGATGCCGCCAACGTTCTGAAGCCGGCTTTGGCTCGAGGCGAAATTCAGTGCATCGGTGCGACGACGCTGGATGAGTATCGAAAGTACATCGAAAAGGACAACGCGCTGGCGCGACGTTTCCAAGAAATCATGGTCGAACCGACCGGCAAGGCGGAAACGATCGAGATCATCAAGGGACTTCGCGAACGGTACGAAGAACACCACCGCGTCCAGTTCACTGATGACGCCGTCGTCGCCGCGGTCGAAATGTCCGAACGCTACATCACCGCCCGTTGCCTGCCCGACAAAGCGATCGACGTGATCGACGAAGCCGGGGCGCGGGTGCGGTTGCGAACGATGACCCGTCCGCCAGACTTGAAGGAGATCGACGAGGAAGTCGAAAAGCTGAACAAGGAAAAGGAAGACGCGGTCGCCAATCAAGACTTTGAAAAAGCCGCCAATCTGCGGGATCAAGCAGAGAAACTTCGCAAGAAGAAAGATCAGATCACGCAAGAGTGGCGCGAGAAGTCACAACAGACCGATGGCGTCGTCGACGAAGAAGTCATTGCGGAAGTCGTCAGCAAGATGACCGGTATTCCGTTGACGCGATTGTCGACCGAGGACAGCCTGCGTTTGTTGCGGATGGAAGACGAACTGCACAAACGTGTGGTCAGCCAAGACGCTGCGGTTTCGGCCATCGCCAAAGCCGTCCGTCGCAGCCGCAGTGGATTGAAAGATCCGAAACGGCCCACCGGTTCGTTCATCTTCGCCGGTCCCACCGGTGTCGGTAAAACGTTGCTGGCCAAGGCGCTCGCCGAATACATGTTCGGTGACTCCGAGGCGCTGATCCATATCGACATGTCCGAATACATGGAAAAGCACAACGTCAGCCGATTGATCGGGGCGCCTCCCGGATTCGTGGGATACGAAGAAGGCGGCCAGCTGACAGAAAAGATCCGTCGTCGTCCCTACGCGGTCGTGTTGTTCGATGAAATCGAAAAAGCACACCCGGACGTCTTCAACATGTTGTTGCAAGTGATGGAAGAAGGCCGGCTGACCGATTCGTTCGGTCGCAACGTCGATTTCCGCAACACCATTTTGATCATGACGACCAACGCCGGTGCCGAAGCGATCAAGAACGAACAGTCGCTGGGATTCCAACGTCCCGACGGCGATGCGAACTTCGAATCAATGAAGTCACGCGTGATGGACAAGATCGAACGCGTCTTCCGACCGGAATTCCTAAACCGGTTGGACGATACGATCATCTTCCGTCACTTGGAGAAGAAGGACCTGAAGCTGGTCATCGATTACGAACTGGCCAAGGTACGCGAACGATTGCTCGAACGCGGCTTGGCGTTGGAATTGACCGACGATGCCAAGGAATTCTTGATCAAGAAGGGCAGCAACCTGGATTACGGT
- the pta gene encoding phosphate acetyltransferase: protein MPKSLYLATNANATGKRMVALGVMELAMRRFDRVAFFRPIVRHSAEDDQSIRLMRARYRMETTPAQMAGVTRREARQMLAADQYDGLIQRIQAVFKTLEENADIVVVEGTSFQGLVPEIEFELNADIAINLGCALMPVYAASHDTVEDCVQSIRIGNDSLTDHGGQIVATVVNQVTDKMDVGLRQACHDAGLDAQAPMYFLPEVALLRHPTVREIQKGIDATLLSGDEVTLDREISRLKVAAMQLPSFAERIYPSSLVITPGDRSDILAGCALSCLRPEGPAPAGVVLTGGILPPDSIRDMVRHACGLPILMTTDDTFTAARKASQVRAEIGEHAPRKIESAIGLFEQNIDNDDLAARLEAPVAFKVTPLLFEYSLIQRARAADTRIVLPEGTEPRILQAVDVLRRRKVADLILLGDPAEIQAAAVAAGVALPDEGVEIINPFDSPLHEQFSQDYFQMRRDRGVTLDVARDRMHEVSYFGTMLVHRGLAGGMVSGSRHTTANTIRPAFEFVKTRPGVGVVSSVFLMCLRHSVLVYGDCAVIPNPSADELVEIASSSADTAAQFGIEPRVAMLSYSTGESGKGADVDRVRQATEMLRRRRPELPVEGPLQYDAAIDPRVAAQKMPDSQVAGRATVFVFPDLNTGNNTYKAVQRSAGAVAIGPVLQGLNKPVNDLSRGCTVADIVNTVAITAVQAQSVSVPENATSSTTTIPTGTSP, encoded by the coding sequence ATGCCTAAAAGCTTGTATCTGGCGACCAATGCCAATGCGACCGGCAAACGCATGGTTGCTCTTGGCGTGATGGAACTGGCCATGCGACGCTTTGATCGCGTCGCTTTCTTTCGCCCGATCGTCCGCCATAGTGCTGAGGATGATCAAAGCATCCGATTGATGCGGGCGCGTTACCGCATGGAAACGACCCCGGCACAGATGGCCGGCGTGACACGTCGCGAAGCCCGCCAGATGTTGGCCGCGGATCAGTACGACGGACTGATTCAACGGATCCAAGCGGTGTTCAAAACGCTGGAGGAAAACGCCGACATCGTGGTCGTCGAAGGCACCAGTTTCCAAGGCTTGGTGCCGGAGATCGAGTTCGAGCTCAATGCCGACATCGCGATCAATTTGGGCTGTGCCCTGATGCCCGTCTATGCCGCGTCGCACGACACGGTGGAAGACTGCGTGCAATCGATCCGCATCGGCAACGACAGCTTGACCGACCACGGCGGGCAAATCGTCGCGACGGTGGTCAATCAGGTGACCGACAAGATGGACGTCGGGCTACGCCAAGCCTGTCACGATGCCGGCTTGGACGCGCAAGCACCGATGTATTTCTTGCCCGAGGTCGCGCTGCTGCGCCACCCCACGGTCCGAGAGATTCAAAAAGGGATCGACGCGACGTTGCTTTCCGGCGACGAAGTGACGTTGGATCGCGAGATCTCGCGTTTGAAAGTCGCGGCGATGCAGTTGCCCAGTTTTGCCGAGCGAATTTATCCGTCCAGTTTGGTGATCACCCCCGGCGACCGCAGCGACATCTTGGCCGGGTGTGCCCTGTCCTGTTTGCGGCCGGAAGGTCCGGCGCCGGCGGGGGTCGTTTTGACCGGCGGAATTCTGCCGCCCGATTCGATTCGTGACATGGTCCGTCACGCGTGCGGGTTGCCGATCCTGATGACGACCGACGACACGTTCACCGCGGCGAGAAAGGCATCCCAGGTGCGCGCCGAAATCGGTGAACACGCGCCAAGAAAGATTGAATCGGCCATCGGGCTGTTTGAACAGAACATCGACAACGATGACTTGGCCGCTCGATTGGAGGCACCGGTCGCCTTCAAGGTCACGCCGCTGTTGTTTGAATACTCGCTGATCCAGCGGGCCCGCGCCGCCGACACGCGAATCGTGTTGCCCGAAGGCACCGAACCTCGGATCTTGCAAGCCGTCGATGTGCTGCGACGCCGTAAAGTGGCCGACCTGATCCTGTTGGGCGATCCGGCGGAGATCCAAGCGGCGGCCGTGGCCGCCGGCGTGGCGTTGCCCGACGAAGGCGTGGAGATCATCAACCCGTTCGACAGCCCGCTGCACGAACAGTTTTCGCAGGATTACTTCCAAATGCGTCGCGACCGCGGGGTCACTTTGGACGTGGCCCGCGACCGGATGCACGAAGTCAGCTATTTCGGGACGATGTTGGTCCACCGCGGGTTGGCCGGTGGCATGGTCAGTGGTTCACGCCACACGACGGCCAACACGATTCGGCCCGCGTTCGAGTTTGTCAAAACGCGGCCCGGGGTTGGTGTGGTCAGCAGTGTCTTTTTGATGTGTCTGCGTCACAGCGTTTTGGTGTACGGCGATTGTGCGGTGATCCCCAATCCGTCGGCCGACGAACTGGTGGAAATCGCCAGCAGTAGTGCCGACACCGCGGCGCAGTTCGGGATCGAACCACGCGTGGCGATGCTGTCTTATTCCACCGGTGAAAGTGGGAAGGGCGCCGACGTCGATCGGGTCCGACAAGCCACCGAAATGCTACGCCGCCGACGTCCGGAATTGCCCGTCGAAGGTCCGCTGCAATACGACGCCGCGATCGACCCGCGTGTGGCTGCCCAAAAGATGCCCGACAGCCAAGTCGCCGGACGCGCAACGGTGTTCGTCTTTCCCGATTTGAATACCGGAAACAACACATACAAGGCCGTCCAGCGGTCGGCCGGCGCCGTCGCGATCGGTCCGGTCTTGCAAGGTTTGAACAAACCGGTGAATGATCTTTCGCGTGGTTGTACGGTCGCCGACATCGTCAACACGGTGGCCATCACGGCGGTTCAAGCGCAAAGCGTATCGGTTCCTGAAAACGCCACGAGTTCAACAACAACGATTCCAACGGGCACGTCCCCATGA
- a CDS encoding acetate/propionate family kinase codes for MNVLVVNVGSTTLKYACIDTQRRERLTEGLIDRIGQDGGDAPDHMTAVQDALQKHADIEFAAIGHRVVQGGDRFTEPTRVTDQVRSDMVELDPLAPLHNPPARRVIDHIATTSASIPQVLVFDTAYFSTLPPVAYRYAVPDSVYVDHGVRKYGMHGTSHQYVTGLALDHLAAQGIDRASAKVITLHLGGGASATASKGGRAIDTSMGLTPLEGLVMATRCGDIDPSVPIYLMRTAGWTVDQVERVLIKESGLLGLCGQADMRRALEAATDDDESAKLAIDIYVRRLHKYVGSYFAVLGGLDALVFTAGIGENSAEIRRCVVEPLHHLGLRMDLPVNAWAKPDVQPIDLSGDDATVRTLVVPTDEEWAIARQTADVIDGR; via the coding sequence ATGAACGTTTTGGTCGTCAACGTGGGCAGCACCACGTTGAAATATGCCTGCATTGACACACAGCGACGAGAACGACTGACCGAAGGATTGATCGATCGAATCGGACAAGACGGTGGCGATGCACCCGATCACATGACCGCCGTTCAAGACGCGTTGCAAAAACATGCGGACATCGAATTTGCGGCGATCGGACATCGGGTGGTTCAAGGTGGTGATCGCTTTACCGAACCCACACGTGTGACCGATCAAGTCCGATCAGACATGGTCGAATTGGATCCGCTGGCGCCGCTGCACAATCCGCCGGCTCGACGGGTGATCGACCACATCGCCACGACATCGGCGTCGATTCCCCAGGTGTTGGTCTTCGACACCGCGTATTTTTCCACCCTGCCACCGGTCGCCTATCGCTATGCGGTTCCCGATTCGGTGTATGTCGATCACGGAGTGCGAAAGTATGGAATGCACGGCACGTCGCATCAGTACGTCACCGGATTGGCGTTGGACCATCTGGCCGCCCAAGGCATCGACCGGGCGTCGGCCAAGGTGATCACGCTGCATTTGGGCGGTGGTGCCAGCGCGACCGCGTCGAAGGGCGGGCGTGCGATCGACACGTCGATGGGGCTGACACCGCTGGAAGGTTTGGTGATGGCCACGCGTTGCGGCGACATTGACCCCAGCGTGCCGATCTATCTGATGCGAACGGCCGGCTGGACCGTCGACCAAGTCGAACGGGTTCTGATCAAGGAAAGCGGGTTGCTGGGGCTGTGCGGCCAAGCCGACATGCGTCGTGCGTTGGAAGCGGCGACCGATGATGACGAGTCCGCGAAACTGGCGATCGACATCTATGTTCGGCGATTGCATAAATATGTCGGTTCGTATTTTGCGGTTCTGGGCGGATTGGACGCGTTGGTATTTACAGCGGGCATCGGTGAAAACAGTGCGGAAATCCGGCGATGCGTGGTCGAACCTTTGCACCATTTGGGGCTGCGAATGGATCTACCCGTCAACGCCTGGGCCAAACCCGATGTCCAGCCGATCGACCTGTCCGGCGACGATGCCACGGTGCGGACGTTGGTGGTACCGACCGACGAAGAATGGGCCATCGCCCGCCAGACGGCCGACGTGATCGACGGCCGATGA